One part of the Homo sapiens chromosome 19, GRCh38.p14 Primary Assembly genome encodes these proteins:
- the TMEM59L gene encoding transmembrane protein 59-like precursor, whose protein sequence is MAAVALMPPPLLLLLLLASPPAASAPSARDPFAPQLGDTQNCQLRCRDRDLGPQPSQAGLEGASESPYDRAVLISACERGCRLFSICRFVARSSKPNATQTECEAACVEAYVKEAEQQACSHGCWSQPAEPEPEQKRKVLEAPSGALSLLDLFSTLCNDLVNSAQGFVSSTWTYYLQTDNGKVVVFQTQPIVESLGFQGGRLQRVEVTWRGSHPEALEVHVDPVGPLDKVRKAKIRVKTSSKAKVESEEPQDNDFLSCMSRRSGLPRWILACCLFLSVLVMLWLSCSTLVTAPGQHLKFQPLTLEQHKGFMMEPDWPLYPPPSHACEDSLPPYKLKLDLTKL, encoded by the exons ATGGCTGCGGTGGCGCTGATGCCaccgccgctgctgctgctgctgctgttggcgTCGCCGCCCGCCGCCTCCGCGCCGTCCGCCCGCGATCCCTTCGCCCCCCAGCTCGGGGACACGCAGAACTGCCAGCTGCGGTGCCGCGACCGCGACCTCGGCCCGCAGCCCTCGCAG gcgGGGCTGGAGGGCGCCTCCGAGTCTCCCTATGACAGAGCCGTTCTGATCAGCGCTTGCGAGCGTGGCTGCCGCCTCTTCTCCATCTGCCGATTTGTGGCCAGAAGCTCCAAGCCCAATGCCACCCAAACTGAGTGTGAAGCAG CCTGCGTGGAAGCCTATGTGAAGGAGGCAGAGCAGCAGGCCTGTAGCCACGGCTGCTGGAGCCAGCCCGCGGAGCCTGAGCCGGAGCAGAAG AGAAAGGTCCTGGAGGCTCCAAGTGGGGCCCTCTCCCTCTTGGACTTGTTTTCCACCCTCTGCAATGACCTTGTCAACTCAGCCCAGGGATTTGTCTCCTCCACCTGGACATACTACTTGCAGACTGACAATGGGAAAGTGGTGGTGTTTCAG actcaGCCCATAGTGGAGAGCCTCGGCTTCCAGGGGGGCCGTCTGCAGCGCGTGGAGGTGACCTGGCGAGGCTCCCACCCTGAAGCCCTGGAGGTGCACGTGG ACCCTGTAGGCCCCCTGGACAAGGTGAGGAAGGCCAAGATCCGAGTCAAGACCAGCAGCAAGGCCAAGGTGGAGTCTGAAGAGCCACAGGACAATGACTTCCTCAGTTGCATGTCCCG GCGCTCGGGTCTGCCTCGCTGGATCCTGGCCTGCTGCCTCTTCCTCTCCGTGCTGGTGatgctgtggctgagctgctcCACCCTGGtgaccgcgcctggccagcaccTCAAGTTCCAG CCTCTGACCCTGGAGCAGCACAAGGGCTTCATGATGGAGCCCGATTGGCCCCTGTACCCGCCGCCGTCCCACGCCTGTGAGGACAGCCTACCACCCTACAAGCTGAAGCTGGACCTGACCAAGCTGTAG